A window of the Aminivibrio sp. genome harbors these coding sequences:
- the pxpB gene encoding 5-oxoprolinase subunit PxpB codes for MEGKKYPRILTAGDGCVVAEFGDSIDMEINSRAAALGNAVMRLGFPGVLDAVPTYRSLAVYFDPVATDVKRLYSRLEDLCGKEGPAAGHEKRRTIVVPTLYGGEWGPDLDDVAEHTGFPAEEVIRRHSGRECYCYMLGFTPGFPYLGGMDPALETPRLKNPREVIPAGAVAIGGKQTGIYSIASPGGWRIIGRTPMRLFDPDRDPPIFLEAGMWIRFRPIDKAEFDEIEAASKEGGYRPEIFEEEVAPS; via the coding sequence GTGGAGGGGAAAAAATATCCGAGAATCCTGACGGCCGGTGACGGATGCGTGGTGGCGGAATTCGGCGATTCCATCGACATGGAGATAAACTCCCGGGCGGCCGCCCTCGGGAACGCCGTCATGAGGCTCGGTTTTCCCGGAGTACTTGATGCCGTTCCCACGTATCGCTCCCTGGCGGTGTACTTCGACCCGGTGGCGACGGATGTGAAACGGCTCTACTCAAGGCTGGAGGATCTGTGCGGGAAAGAAGGGCCGGCTGCGGGCCATGAAAAACGGCGGACCATCGTGGTTCCCACCCTCTACGGGGGAGAATGGGGCCCCGATCTCGACGATGTGGCCGAACATACAGGTTTCCCGGCGGAAGAAGTGATACGGCGCCATTCCGGCCGGGAATGCTACTGTTACATGCTGGGGTTTACTCCGGGGTTCCCGTACCTTGGCGGCATGGACCCGGCTCTTGAAACGCCCCGGCTGAAGAACCCCCGGGAGGTCATCCCCGCCGGGGCGGTGGCCATCGGAGGAAAGCAGACCGGCATCTATTCCATAGCGAGCCCCGGAGGGTGGAGAATCATCGGCAGGACGCCCATGCGGCTGTTCGACCCCGACAGGGATCCGCCCATTTTTCTCGAGGCGGGCATGTGGATACGGTTCCGTCCCATAGACAAGGCCGAGTTCGACGAGATTGAAGCGGCATCCAAAGAAGGGGGCTACCGTCCGGAAATTTTCGAGGAAGAGGTGGCGCCCTCATGA